A single Tenacibaculum sp. 190524A02b DNA region contains:
- a CDS encoding outer membrane beta-barrel protein, protein MQYPTTFLLLLFLGSFSLQAQHSITGKVTDENNLAIPYANIILNSISKTATPKGVISDENGNYSFNNIPQNNYQLEVYVLGFQLKKSATFNLSEDKKLDFILKEESQTLNEVEITAKRPIIKQTAEKLIVDLQKSDMVNANLQDVVKRIPGVLVTNNGINFAGRTDVRILINGKTTHYMDVKSLLRDLPADAIAKVELIEQPGAEFDAEGSGPIINIILSKNTRLGTHGTINGWIGEDQGFEFGSSASIASYKNKLNWQANIGISNPTWREDLFIKRTIKDTTYDQTTIEPYAPKSSWAGGNLDYYINDSHSIGFGARFNRTKSDRISKSTTIISSLNIRENQISENSFDRTRNTFNFNPYYEYKTDKNKLTIDFNYVRYTNNNIDNIYQTSGNTVQFANQRYLQDGEFTIRTFKIDYNQTLSNHLKISFGSKYAIVDTSSDLKYFIQNATNNAFDFQKDLSNIFKIDEKIVALYSKVNFNKDTWSFSGGLRFENSNTKGFSSNTQKSNDRKITKLFPSLSISKKLNEHLGLNFAYSYRIQRPSYNSLNSFAQYYDPLTSEVGNPNLKPSFTNNLQFNLTFDSQPFFTISYSTTKDALFQFISQDDTTAQVQRSIINLSDRENWNFRLFGPLNFIKKLDGFTGFIVNYNKFQSANLTPKLLLTKWNYGWYTQANYSLPWDINFEISSYFGSGALEGQIDIGWIGNLDFSIGKKFLNKKLKVNLGFNKMLNRGYVGTVNYNNINAAIESNGSRQNIQLRVTYSFGSKFGKKKSKRNSSKEEENRINDNN, encoded by the coding sequence ATGCAATATCCTACTACCTTTTTATTGCTTCTATTTTTAGGAAGCTTTTCATTACAAGCACAACACAGTATCACAGGAAAGGTTACTGACGAAAATAACTTAGCTATACCATACGCTAACATTATTCTAAATTCAATTTCTAAAACTGCAACTCCAAAAGGTGTTATTTCTGATGAAAATGGCAACTATTCTTTCAATAATATACCACAAAACAATTATCAATTAGAAGTATATGTTTTAGGTTTTCAGTTAAAAAAATCAGCAACGTTTAATTTATCAGAAGATAAAAAGCTTGATTTCATTTTAAAAGAAGAAAGTCAAACATTAAATGAAGTTGAGATTACAGCTAAACGCCCTATTATTAAGCAAACAGCCGAAAAATTAATCGTTGATTTACAAAAGTCAGACATGGTTAATGCCAACTTACAAGATGTAGTTAAAAGAATTCCTGGTGTTTTAGTAACTAATAACGGAATTAATTTTGCTGGACGTACTGATGTTCGCATTCTTATCAATGGAAAAACCACACATTATATGGATGTTAAAAGCTTGTTACGAGATTTGCCTGCTGACGCCATTGCTAAAGTGGAATTAATTGAACAACCTGGGGCAGAATTTGATGCTGAAGGTTCAGGTCCAATAATAAACATCATTTTAAGTAAAAATACTCGTTTAGGAACTCATGGAACTATTAATGGATGGATTGGCGAAGATCAAGGGTTTGAGTTTGGAAGTAGCGCTTCCATTGCTAGCTATAAAAACAAACTGAACTGGCAAGCAAATATTGGGATATCTAACCCTACATGGCGGGAAGATCTTTTTATTAAACGAACTATAAAAGATACTACTTATGATCAAACCACCATTGAACCATATGCTCCTAAAAGCTCTTGGGCTGGAGGTAACTTGGATTATTATATCAACGATTCCCATTCTATTGGGTTTGGAGCTAGGTTTAACCGTACTAAATCTGATAGAATTTCAAAAAGTACTACTATTATTTCTAGTCTAAACATACGTGAGAATCAAATTTCAGAAAATAGTTTTGACCGAACTAGAAACACTTTCAATTTTAACCCTTATTACGAATATAAAACAGATAAAAACAAGTTAACTATTGACTTTAACTATGTTCGTTATACCAATAATAACATAGACAACATCTACCAAACTTCTGGTAACACAGTTCAATTTGCTAACCAACGTTACCTACAAGATGGTGAGTTTACCATACGTACTTTTAAAATTGATTACAACCAAACGCTTTCTAATCATTTAAAAATTAGTTTTGGTAGCAAATACGCTATTGTTGATACCTCTAGCGATTTAAAATACTTTATTCAGAATGCCACAAACAATGCTTTTGATTTTCAAAAGGATTTAAGCAATATTTTTAAAATAGATGAAAAAATAGTTGCTTTGTACTCAAAGGTAAATTTTAACAAAGACACTTGGTCTTTTTCTGGAGGATTACGATTTGAAAACAGTAATACTAAAGGGTTTTCAAGCAACACTCAAAAATCTAATGATAGAAAAATTACCAAACTTTTCCCAAGTCTTTCTATCAGTAAAAAATTAAACGAACATTTAGGTCTTAATTTTGCTTATAGCTATCGTATTCAACGTCCTTCATACAATAGTTTAAATTCTTTTGCACAATATTATGACCCTTTAACTTCTGAAGTTGGAAATCCCAACCTTAAGCCTTCTTTTACCAACAACTTACAATTCAACTTAACATTTGACAGTCAACCTTTTTTTACAATAAGTTATAGCACAACTAAAGATGCCTTATTTCAATTTATTTCTCAAGACGATACTACAGCACAAGTTCAACGCTCTATTATCAACTTATCAGATAGAGAAAACTGGAATTTCCGCTTGTTTGGCCCTTTAAACTTTATAAAAAAACTAGATGGATTTACTGGATTTATTGTTAACTATAATAAATTTCAATCTGCCAACCTAACTCCTAAATTACTTCTAACAAAATGGAATTACGGATGGTACACACAAGCTAACTATTCATTACCTTGGGACATTAATTTTGAAATATCTAGTTATTTTGGATCTGGAGCATTAGAAGGTCAAATTGATATTGGTTGGATTGGAAATTTAGATTTTTCGATAGGGAAAAAGTTTTTAAATAAAAAATTGAAGGTAAATCTTGGTTTTAACAAAATGCTAAATAGAGGATATGTTGGAACTGTTAATTATAATAACATTAATGCTGCAATTGAAAGTAATGGATCTAGACAAAACATTCAGTTACGTGTAACGTATAGTTTTGGTTCTAAATTTGGCAAGAAAAAATCGAAAAGAAATTCTTCTAAAGAAGAAGAAAATAGAATAAACGACAATAATTAA